One window of the Salvia miltiorrhiza cultivar Shanhuang (shh) chromosome 6, IMPLAD_Smil_shh, whole genome shotgun sequence genome contains the following:
- the LOC130989398 gene encoding UDP-glycosyltransferase 90A1-like, whose translation MDPLSSSSSSYKPHIAVFPFMSKGHTIPLLHLAQLLLDRGLATVTIFTTPANHPFISQSLAGAHVSIVDLPFPHNIQGVPPGAESTDRLPSMALFIPFVRGLELMQPAFEQELEKIHSKVTCIISDGFLSWTLESASRFGIPRLSYYGMSYYSMAVSRDAAFSGLMSSPETDDEPFTVKSFPWIQLTRNDFDEPFSRRDPSGPHLDFIFKAATATENSYGLLANSFYELEQLFADYCNHNCRVGTWSIGPLCLAKLQKNKILQSEKPGWMHWLDQKLAQEHPVLYIAFGSQASISPTQLQEIALGLEGAEVSFLWVVKKRDMELLSDDFQSTVSERGIIVTDWVNQEEILEHPIVQGFLCHCGWNSVLDGICAGVPILAWPMMAEQGLNAKMVVEEIKVGLRVATVDGRSKGFVTANNLKSAVRELMGSGKGKQLRERVKEIAEAAMKATSEGGSSWNALNNLISEIQREKEINSSKLKHS comes from the coding sequence atggatcctctttcttcttcctcttccagCTATAAGCCTCACATAGCTGTGTTTCCTTTCATGTCAAAGGGCCACACCATTCCTCTCCTCCACCTAGCACAGCTCCTCCTCGACCGCGGCCTTGCCACCGTAACCATCTTCACCACCCCTGCAAACCATCCATTCATATCTCAATCTCTCGCCGGAGCTCATGTTTCCATTGTCGACCTGCCATTCCCTCACAACATCCAAGGTGTCCCACCGGGAGCCGAGAGCACAGACAGGCTCCCATCCATGGCTCTCTTTATACCATTCGTTCGAGGCCTCGAGCTCATGCAGCCTGCATTCGAGCAAGAGCTAGAGAAGATCCATTCAAAAGTAACCTGCATCATATCAGATGGCTTCCTCTCATGGACCCTCGAATCAGCATCGAGGTTTGGCATACCGCGGCTTAGTTACTACGGCATGAGCTACTATTCCATGGCAGTGAGTCGCGACGCAGCCTTCAGCGGCCTCATGTCTTCACCTGAAACAGATGATGAGCCCTTCACGGTCAAAAGCTTTCCTTGGATTCAGCTAACAAGGAATGATTTTGATGAGCCGTTTAGTAGGCGGGATCCGAGTGGTCCTCATTTAGATTTCATCTTTAAGGCAGCCACAGCAACTGAAAATAGCTATGGCTTGCTGGCAAACAGCTTCTATGAGCTCGAGCAACTATTTGCTGACTACTGCAACCACAACTGCCGCGTGGGAACATGGAGCATCGGGCCCCTCTGCTTGGCGAAACTGCAGAAAAACAAAATCTTACAGTCTGAGAAGCCTGGATGGATGCATTGGCTCGACCAGAAGTTGGCCCAAGAACACCCAGTCCTCTACATCGCATTCGGGTCTCAAGCAAGCATCTCACCAACACAGCTGCAAGAGATAGCTCTTGGCTTGGAAGGGGCAGAGGTGAGCTTCTTATGGGTGGTAAAGAAGAGAGACATGGAACTACTAAGCGACGACTTTCAATCCACGGTAAGTGAAAGAGGAATCATAGTAACAGATTGGGTTAATCAAGAAGAGATTCTTGAGCATCCAATTGTACAGGGCTTCTTGTGTCACTGTGGCTGGAACTCGGTCTTGGACGGAATATGTGCAGGAGTTCCCATTCTGGCGTGGCCGATGATGGCCGAGCAAGGTCTCAACGCAAAGATGGTAGTCGAAGAGATAAAAGTTGGTTTGAGGGTTGCTACAGTCGATGGAAGATCAAAAGGATTCGTCACTGCAAACAACTTGAAGAGCGCAGTGAGAGAGCTAATGGGCAGTGGAAAGGGAAAACAGTTAAGGGAGAGGGTGAAGGAGATTGCTGAGGCCGCCATGAAAGCTACGAGCGAAGGTGGCTCTTCATGGAATGCACTAAACAACCTCATCAGCGAGATACAGAGGGAGAAGGAAATCAACAGTTCGAAGCTCAAGCACAGTTGA